The genomic DNA GGCGCGCAGCCTTGAGCTGGCGCGGGAGCTGCGCCGCCGGAACGTGCGGAAACGGTGGATCCTGGTCCAGAGCCGGGTGGACCTCGTCGGCCGCCACCCCGAGCTGCTCGAGGCCTGGCGGCCGCTCGCCCGGGACTTCGACATCTTCTTCGGATTGGAGGCCGCCACCGACGAAGGGCTCGGCCATCTGGTGAAGGATGCGACCGTCGCCCAGACCCTGCGCGGCGTGGAGACGGCCCGCCACTTCCGCTACGGCGTCACCGGGAACTTCGTCGTCGATCCGGCATGGGGGGAGGCGGACTTCGAGAGGCTGTGGGACTTCGTGGAGCGCCACCGTCTGTACCAGGCCGGCTTCACGATCCTCACGCCTCTGCCCGGCACAGCCTATTTCGACGAGATGCGGCCGAAGCTGAGAGCGCGCTCCTGGTCGCACTTCGACATGCACCACCTGCTGTGGGAGCCGGCGCTCGGCGCGCGCCGCTTCTTCGAGCTGTACTGCCAGACGTGGCGGCGATCGGTCCTGAACCTGCGGGGCCGGAAAGCGATGTGGCAATGGATGCGGGAGGTCGATCCGCGCAACGCGCTCTTCCTGCTGCGCGCGCTGCGCCGCAGCCAGCGGCTCATGGATCCCGCCCATTATCTCGCGGAATACGATCTGGCGGCTTCTCCCGAGCCTTTCATCGCGCGGGCTTCGGCCCCCGCGACGCCCCGGGCCCCTTTCGGCGCCGCAGCGTTGGGGACGGCGGGACGGCTGCCGTCCGCGCGGCCATCCGCGCCGGCGCCTTTCTGAGCCCCGGCAAATAAAAAGGGGCCGCCGAAAACTGCCCGGCGACCCCTTGGGAAGTGGGGGAAAATTCAGGCGGCCACTAGCTTTTTTTCGCCGCCTCCTGCGCGCCGGCACCCATGTGCCGGTTGATGGTCTGCATCAAGGACCGCGCCCGAGCGGGGGTGGTCAGCTTCGTGTTGACGAGAATCTCCGTTCCCGAAACGGGCGAGCCGTACAGCGCTTCGTTCGCCTCCTTGTCGGGCTTCACGACGGAGCCATCCAGAGCCGCTCCGACGAAAAGTCCCTTGGAGCGCGACCAGGAGAGAATCTGCGCATGCAGCTGGGCGTCGGTGGCCGCTTGGGCCGTCCGGCCGACGGGGCCGGCCGTGGCCGCCGCCTCGGCTCCGATCGTGAACTTGTCGGAGAGCAGGTGGCTGACTCCGCTATCGTTCATGATCAGCAGCACCATGTCGGCCGACTGGCCGCCGATTTGCCAGCCGACGCTCGCTCCGCCGATCTCATAGAACGCCGGCGGGCTCATCTTCCCGTCCGCCTGACGGCAGGAAGCGACGCCTTTACCGGCCTTGCCGCCGACGATGAAGGCGCCTTTCGCGACGTTCGGAAAGATCAGGATGCAATTGGCCTTGGCCATAAGCTCGTGCGGAATCCCCTTGTCGGGAGCGTTGGTCAGAGCGTTGAGGACGGCCGAGGCCTCCTGCAGCGTCTTCGTATCCTTCGTGTCGAGACCGCCCTTGTGGGTCTCAGCGGCCGCAAGCGTCGATAACGCCAGAAGCAGCGCGAGCGGAAGTGCAAGGAACGCGTTTCGCGTGGGCTTCAGCATCGTGCCCCTCCTTTTCCTTCCTCGTGGGTTTCCTGAATCGGTCTCGTTCCGCCCGAGGATTACGGAACCGAAACCTGATGCGCGATTCAGGTTCAATACGACGATACAGCCACACATACTACTGCGCCCCCCGATCCCCGACTATGGGGCAAAACCCTACCCCGCGAGGGCGTCTTCCGGGCGCGGAAGTCACCTCGATGCGTCGTCCTAAGTTATTTGGGACGATAAGGATACGGACGTCGAGAGGACGGGGCGGGAAATGAGGCTTACAGGGGAAGCTTGCGCAGCCGCAGCGCGTTGGCGATGACCGAGACGGAGCTGAACGACATGGCGGCGCTGGCGATCATCGGATTGAGGAGCCACCCGAACCGAGGGTAGAAGACGCCCGCCGCGAGGGGGATGCTCAGGGCGTTGTAGAAGAAGGCGAAGAACAGATTCTGACGGATGTTGCGAAGGGTCGCGCGGCTCAGCGCCCGGGTCCGTGCGATACCCCGGAGATCGCCTTTCACCAGCGTGATTCCCGCGCTCTCCATCGCCACGTCCGTTCCGGTTCCGAGAGCGATGCCGACGTCGGCCTGAGCCAACGCCGGAGCGTCGTTGATTCCGTCGCCCGCCATCGCGACGACGCGCCCTTGCGCCTGGAGGCGGCGGACGACCTCCCCTTTCTGCTCGGGGAGAAGCTCCGCCGCCACTTCGTCGATGCCGAGCTCCCGGGCTATGGCCTCGGCGGTCGTCCGCGAATCGCCCGTGGCCATCACGACCCGGATCCCCTCCTGATGGAATCGCCGGATCGCCAGGCGCGTCGATTCCCGCAACGTGTCGGCCACCGCCAGCAGGCCGGCGGGGCGCCCCTCGATCGCGACGAAGACGACCGTCTTTCCAGCCTCCCCCATCTCCCGCGCTTTCGCGGTGAGCGCGCCGGCTGGGATCCCCTCCTCCAGCATCAGCGGAAACGTTCCGACCGCGACCGCCTTTCCGTCGACGCGGCCCAGGACCCCTTTGCCCGGGACGGCCCGGAAGTCCGTGACCCTGCCTGCCGGGAGATTGAGGCGCCGGCCCCCGGCGACGATCGCCGCCGCGAGAGGATGCTCGCTCGCTTGCTCGAGCGAATAGGCGAGCCGCAGCATCTCCGTCTCCTCCACGCCGGGCGCCGTGTGATACTCGACGAGCTGCGGCTTCCCTTCGGTGAGGGTTCCCGTCTTGTCGACCACCAGGGTGTCGATGCGGGCCATGGTCTCGAGCGCCTCCGCGCTCTTGATCAGGATGCCGGCGGTCGCACCACGCCCCGTGCCCACCATGATGGCGATGGGGGTCGCCAAGCCCAGGGCGCAGGGACAGGCGATGATGAGGACCGAAACCGCGGCCAGGAATGCATGGGCGAGGCGCGGCTCGGGGCCGATCCAGGCCCAGGCCGCGAACGTGACGGCCGCGACCGCCAGCACGGCGGGCACGAAATAGGAAGCGATGCGGTCCGCGACGCGCTGAATGGGGGCGCGGCTGCGCTGCGCTTCGCCGACCAGCCGGACGATGCGCGCCAGAAGCGTGTCTTCGCCGACCTTTTCGGCGCGGAGGATCAGCCATCCGAGGCCGTTCACGGTCGCGCCCACGACCCGATCCCCGGCGCGCCGCTCGATCGGAATCGGCTCCCCGGTGACCATCGATTGATCCACCGAGCTGGCTCCCTCCACCACGATCCCGTCCACGGGGATCTTCTCGCCGGGGCGCACCCGGAGAAGGTCCCCTGGCCTCACGGCGGAGAGGGGGACGAGCTCCTCCCTCCGATCCGCGTCGATTCTCAAAGCGGTCGGCGGCGCGAGGCTCAGAAGCGCCCGGATGGCTCCGCCGGCGCGGCTTCGCGCCCGCAGCTCCAGGACCTGGCCCAGCAGGACGAGCACGGTGATCACTGCGGAAGCCTCGAAGTAGAGGGCCGCCTCGCCTCCCGGGCCGCGGAAGGATCGCGGAAAGAGTCCCGGCGCCAGGACGGCGGCGACGCTGGACGCATACGCGGCGCCCGTCCCGAGCGCGATGAGGGTGTACATGTTCAAGCGCCGGCTTCGCAGCGAAGCCGCGCCGCGCTGGAAGAAAGGAAATCCTCCCCACAGGACTACGGGAGTCGCCAGCAGGAATTCGGTCCAGGCTTCGCCGCGCGGAGAAACGACGCGATCGAGTGCCTGGATGCCCGTCATGTGAAGCATGTCGAGGAGAAATAGTGGAAGGGTGAACGCCAGGCTCACCCAGAAGCGCCGAGTCATCTCGGAGAGCTCGGGATTCTCCTCCTCTCCTGTGCCCGGAACGAGCGGCTCGAGCGCCATGCCGCAAATCGGGCAGGGCCCGGGGCCGGTCTGACGGATTTCCGGGTGCATCGGACAGGTGAAGATCGCCCCCGAGACCGTCGCCGGGGCGGGCTTCTCGATCGAGATCGGCGCCGAGGGGCCGGAAGCGGGTCGGGCCGAGAGGTATTTCTCCGGCGCCGCCTTGAATTTGTCGAGGCACCACGCGCTGCAGAAGTAGTAAGTGCTCCCGCGGTGCTGGTGCTTTCCGGCGGCGCCGGCGGGGTCCACGTCCATCTCGCACACGGGATCCTTGAACGTCTTCGCACCGGTGGGTCGAGACGGATTGACTCCGGACTCCATGGTCGCCTCCCGCCAGCTCAAACCGGGAAAGATGATAGAGGATTCCGGGGCGATTGGCTCAGCTCTTCGCGAGACCGAAAGCCTCCTCCGCCCGCCGGGCCAGCTCACGGCCGATAGCCAGCGCCGCGGTGGCGGCCGGGGACGGGGCGTTGAGGACGTGCAGCGCGCCGGGAGAGGAGACGATGCGGAAGTCGTCCACCAGGCTGCCGTCGGGGTCGACCGCCTGGGCCCGGACGCCGGATCCTCCCGGAGCCAGGTCCTCTTGGCGAATCTCCGGAACGAGCCGCTGGAGGGCCCGCGTGAAAGCCGACTTGCTCAGGGATCGGAGCATCTCGCCGCCTCCCGTCCGCCAATTCCGGCGGACCATCGCCCAGAAGCCGCGGAAGGCCAGAGTGGAAGCCGTCTCGCCGAGGCTGATCCGCCCGAGACGGTAGCCTTCCCGGGCGAAGGCGAGGACGGCGTTCGGGCCCGCTTCCACCTCGCCGCCAACGCCGCGGGTGAAATGGACCCCTAGAAACGGGAACCGCGGATCGGGGACGGGGTAGATGAGGCCGCGCACCAGGTGCCGGCGGTCGGGCCGCAGGCGATAGTACTCTCCCCGGAAGGGGACGATCCGCGCCGCCGGGCAGGCCCCGGAAAGCGCCGCCACGACGTCGGAGTAGAGCCCGGCGCAGTTCACCATCCATTTAGAACGGAAGACGGTTAGTGGCGTGCGCAGCTCGAGCGCCCCCGGAGCGCCGCTTACCCCGACGAGCCGCGCCTCGGTCCGCACCGCGACCCCGCGCTGCTCCAGCTTCCCGGCGATCTTCTCCGCCACTTCCCGGAAGTCGACGGTGCAGGTTTCGGGAGAGTGAAGGGCCGCGAGACCCCGCGCGTGAGGCTCCAGCTCGCGCAGCTCCTCGGGAGCGAGCCGGCGCAGCCCTGCGACCCCATTCGCCGCGCCGCGCTGATGGAGAGTCTCCAGTCGCGGCAGCTCGTCCTGCGAGACGGCGACGATCACCTTTCCGGTCCGGCGGATCGCCACGCCGCTCTCGTCGCAGAATCGGCAGAGCAGGCGCGCCCCCTCGACGCAAAGCTTCGCCTTCCGCGAGCCCGGCACATAGTAGATTCCCGAATGGATCACGCCGCTGTTGTGCCCCGTCTGGTGGGCCGCGAGGCGGTTTTCCTTCTCGAGCACCGCGAGCCGGAGGCGGGGGAGCGCCTCGGAAATCGCCAGCGCCGTCGCCAGGCCGACGATCCCTCCGCCGATCACCGTGACGTCGAAGCGGCCGGATTCCATCAGGCCCCCGAGGCGCCGTTCATGCCGGCTGATAATCCTCGAGGATCGGAGAGGAGGAGTGCAAACGGAGAAGGTCGAGCGCGGCGAGGAGGACGCGCTCCTGGAGCTCCGGGCGATCCGGCTCGCCGAGGGGGTAGCCCATCGGGAAAGGCACGCAGAGCGTGCGCGGCGGCCGGACGCGCACCGCCACCTCCTTGAGCAGCGACAGGGAAACGGTGGGGATCCCGGCCGACTCGACGAAACCCTGGATCAGACCGACGGTCTGATTGCACATCGGTCAGACGGGGGTTAGGAGGACCCAGTCGGGCCGATCTTCCTTGAGCCGGCGCGCGACTTCGGGGGCCGATTCCACCAGCAGCCGCGCCGGGGCGGTGATCGATCCCATGAAGCTGAAATGGCGGTGATTCGGCGGCCCGAGGACCCGGCGCGCCGCAAGCTCGCGCAGCCGATCCAAGGGAAACGCCAGATTCGGATCGCGCTCGATCCCGGTCCGATCGAAGGAGCGGCTCTTGTGGGCGCAGCGCAGGGACTTCACCGCCACGGCGTCGGAAATCTCCCGGAAGCTCCAGTCTCCGCCTCGAATCGTCTCGTCGAACGGAGCCTGCTCGGAGAGGTGGAGCGCCGCGGTGGTGATCAGCGCGCCGCGCGTCTCGGCAAGAGGCTTCTCCAGACGCGTCATCGCCTTCCAGGTGGAGACGCGATACCGATACAGCTTCATGAAGCTGCGGTCGGCGAACGAAAGATCGTCGAGCTCTGCCATCGATGGAGTTCCCTCGCTGCGCCGCCGAGCTTGGCTAGCGCAGCGGCATCCCGAGCCAGCGCGGATAGCCGTCGAGCAGCGCCGAAACCAGTCCGGCCGCGGCGCCCGCCGCGAGGAAGACGGCCGCGGCGGCCAGGAGCTGCGCCAGGATTCCCCGCTTCCTCAGCCCGAGGACGGCGCCCGCTTGAGCCGCCAGGAGCAGCGCCGGCACCCACAGAAAGCCGCGCCATCCATGGGAGCACCAGGGACAATGGGGCGGCGCGGCGTGGTGGACGTCGCAATGCCGCGCGGCCCCGGCCCACGCCCAGGTGCAGCCGCATCCGAAGACCAGATTGCATAGGTTCAAGAGGAAGAGGAGGGAAGCCGTCCACGCGCCGCCCAGGACGATGACTTCTCGGATCGACATCTTCAAGAGTCCTCCGGCCGCCCTCAGTATGGGCGAGACGGGCCCGGCGGGCAACCGCGCGCGAGGCGGCTTATAATCCTCCGCTCGGATCCGGCGGGAGGAGCTCCGTGAAAGTCGTCTATTCCGACGGGTATCTGCTCAAACTCGGGGAGCACGTCTTTCCGGCGATCAAATATCGCCGCGTCAAGGAGAGGCTGCTGGAAGAAAAAGTGATCCGGGAAGCGGATCTCGTCGTTCCCGAGCCGGCGACCGACCAGGATCTCCTCCTGGTGCACACCCCCTCCTACGTCCAGAAGCTGAAGAGCGGAGCTTTCTCCCCGGTCGAAGTGATGCGGATGGAGGTGCCGTACTCGCGCGAGCTCGCGGAGGCCTTCTTCCTAGCCGCCGGCGGGAGCATCGCGGCGGGCCGGCTGGCGCTCGAGGAAAAAGTCGCCGCCAACCTGGGCGGGGGATTCCATCACGCCTTTCCGGAGCATGGCGAGGGATTCTGCCTGGTCAACGACGTGGCGGTGGCGATCCGCCGGCTTCAGAAAGACCGGACCGTCGGGCGGGCGATGGTGGTCGACTGCGACGTGCACCACGGAAACGGAACGGCCGCGATTTTCATGAAGGATCCGGAAGTCTTCACCTTCTCCATCCACCAAGCCAACAATTACCCGGCCTGGAAGCCGCCCGGCGACCTCGACATCAACCTCGCCGACGGCGTCGAGGATGCCGAATACCTGCGGCGGCTCGAAGAGGGGCTCTCGGACTCGCTCGGCCGGTTCACGCCGGAACTGCTCTTCTACGTGGCGGGCGCCGATCCCTACACCGAGGACCAGCTCGGCGGCCTGAAGGTCAGCCGAGAGGGCCTGGCGCAACGGGATCGGCTGGTCCTCGCCGCCGCGCGGGATCGCCGGATCCCGGTGTGCATCACACTGGCCGGCGGCTACGCGGTGCGCGTCGAGGACACCGTCGAAATCCACGTCACGACCATTCGCGCGGCCCAAGAACTCCTGGGAGCCTCTTCGCCCCCCGCCTGAACCCGCTCAAGACGGGACCTTCCGCCTGTCCAATTATAGATGTTGCGCTCCGGAAAATGGGCTGGTAGCATTTCCCCTAGGTTATCTCTCTTCGTTGCATCGATCACAGCGTCACCGGCAAAGCGTCGGCGGCAGGAGAGGCCCTATGGGCTCCTTCCTTCGCGCGAGCCTCGTTTTCCTCCAGCTTTCAGCGGCCCTGGCCGGCCTTCCGCTCCTCGCCGGAACCACCGGCGACCTGAAAGGCCGCGTGCTCGACGCAGCGCTCCAGCCTCTCCCGGGCGTCACCGTCACGGCGCGTAACGCGGGCTTGGCCCTGGCCGAGCGCGGCACGGTCAGCGACGCGGCGGGAAACTACCGGATCCCGGGGCTGCCTCCCGGAAGCGGCTACCGCGTGCGGGTCTCCCTCCCCACCTTCGCACCGGTGGAATTCTCCGACGTGACGATCACCGCCGGCGGCGTGACGACGCTCGACGCCGTGCTGCGCCCGGCCACCGAGCTGCAGGAGACGGTGCGGGTTCCGGGGAAGACGAGCGTCGTCGACACCGAGAGCGTGGTGACCTCCAGCACCTTCACCTCGCAGTTCATCGCCAGCCTGCCGCTCCTGGGCCGCAACTATCAGGACCTCCTCACGCTGGCCCCGGGCGTGACCGACATCTACGAAACCGGCAACCCCAACAT from Candidatus Polarisedimenticolia bacterium includes the following:
- a CDS encoding radical SAM protein, coding for MSPARPTGAQRSVQLPMNILLLRPVPSNERFGLGPFFRIEPLGMEYIAAALAARGHRVTLVDLRFGRSLASTMRRSRPGLVGIAAMHALETDDVLALVRRVRRLSPQVPIVVGGHTAAACPGPFLVPEVAAVVLDDGERTLPEACDTLERGGSLAGVPGLALPDGAGGAIRTPGETGGLDLDEVPLPARHHLAGCRREYACLAHRPAWLVETARGCPFRCSFCSIWQLHARAVRERSIEWVCRDFESAGEHIFVADDLFWHHPARSLELARELRRRNVRKRWILVQSRVDLVGRHPELLEAWRPLARDFDIFFGLEAATDEGLGHLVKDATVAQTLRGVETARHFRYGVTGNFVVDPAWGEADFERLWDFVERHRLYQAGFTILTPLPGTAYFDEMRPKLRARSWSHFDMHHLLWEPALGARRFFELYCQTWRRSVLNLRGRKAMWQWMREVDPRNALFLLRALRRSQRLMDPAHYLAEYDLAASPEPFIARASAPATPRAPFGAAALGTAGRLPSARPSAPAPF
- a CDS encoding lipid-binding SYLF domain-containing protein, which gives rise to MLKPTRNAFLALPLALLLALSTLAAAETHKGGLDTKDTKTLQEASAVLNALTNAPDKGIPHELMAKANCILIFPNVAKGAFIVGGKAGKGVASCRQADGKMSPPAFYEIGGASVGWQIGGQSADMVLLIMNDSGVSHLLSDKFTIGAEAAATAGPVGRTAQAATDAQLHAQILSWSRSKGLFVGAALDGSVVKPDKEANEALYGSPVSGTEILVNTKLTTPARARSLMQTINRHMGAGAQEAAKKS
- a CDS encoding heavy metal translocating P-type ATPase, with translation MESGVNPSRPTGAKTFKDPVCEMDVDPAGAAGKHQHRGSTYYFCSAWCLDKFKAAPEKYLSARPASGPSAPISIEKPAPATVSGAIFTCPMHPEIRQTGPGPCPICGMALEPLVPGTGEEENPELSEMTRRFWVSLAFTLPLFLLDMLHMTGIQALDRVVSPRGEAWTEFLLATPVVLWGGFPFFQRGAASLRSRRLNMYTLIALGTGAAYASSVAAVLAPGLFPRSFRGPGGEAALYFEASAVITVLVLLGQVLELRARSRAGGAIRALLSLAPPTALRIDADRREELVPLSAVRPGDLLRVRPGEKIPVDGIVVEGASSVDQSMVTGEPIPIERRAGDRVVGATVNGLGWLILRAEKVGEDTLLARIVRLVGEAQRSRAPIQRVADRIASYFVPAVLAVAAVTFAAWAWIGPEPRLAHAFLAAVSVLIIACPCALGLATPIAIMVGTGRGATAGILIKSAEALETMARIDTLVVDKTGTLTEGKPQLVEYHTAPGVEETEMLRLAYSLEQASEHPLAAAIVAGGRRLNLPAGRVTDFRAVPGKGVLGRVDGKAVAVGTFPLMLEEGIPAGALTAKAREMGEAGKTVVFVAIEGRPAGLLAVADTLRESTRLAIRRFHQEGIRVVMATGDSRTTAEAIARELGIDEVAAELLPEQKGEVVRRLQAQGRVVAMAGDGINDAPALAQADVGIALGTGTDVAMESAGITLVKGDLRGIARTRALSRATLRNIRQNLFFAFFYNALSIPLAAGVFYPRFGWLLNPMIASAAMSFSSVSVIANALRLRKLPL
- the lhgO gene encoding L-2-hydroxyglutarate oxidase produces the protein MESGRFDVTVIGGGIVGLATALAISEALPRLRLAVLEKENRLAAHQTGHNSGVIHSGIYYVPGSRKAKLCVEGARLLCRFCDESGVAIRRTGKVIVAVSQDELPRLETLHQRGAANGVAGLRRLAPEELRELEPHARGLAALHSPETCTVDFREVAEKIAGKLEQRGVAVRTEARLVGVSGAPGALELRTPLTVFRSKWMVNCAGLYSDVVAALSGACPAARIVPFRGEYYRLRPDRRHLVRGLIYPVPDPRFPFLGVHFTRGVGGEVEAGPNAVLAFAREGYRLGRISLGETASTLAFRGFWAMVRRNWRTGGGEMLRSLSKSAFTRALQRLVPEIRQEDLAPGGSGVRAQAVDPDGSLVDDFRIVSSPGALHVLNAPSPAATAALAIGRELARRAEEAFGLAKS
- a CDS encoding glycine/sarcosine/betaine reductase selenoprotein B family protein — encoded protein: MAELDDLSFADRSFMKLYRYRVSTWKAMTRLEKPLAETRGALITTAALHLSEQAPFDETIRGGDWSFREISDAVAVKSLRCAHKSRSFDRTGIERDPNLAFPLDRLRELAARRVLGPPNHRHFSFMGSITAPARLLVESAPEVARRLKEDRPDWVLLTPV
- a CDS encoding histone deacetylase, whose protein sequence is MKVVYSDGYLLKLGEHVFPAIKYRRVKERLLEEKVIREADLVVPEPATDQDLLLVHTPSYVQKLKSGAFSPVEVMRMEVPYSRELAEAFFLAAGGSIAAGRLALEEKVAANLGGGFHHAFPEHGEGFCLVNDVAVAIRRLQKDRTVGRAMVVDCDVHHGNGTAAIFMKDPEVFTFSIHQANNYPAWKPPGDLDINLADGVEDAEYLRRLEEGLSDSLGRFTPELLFYVAGADPYTEDQLGGLKVSREGLAQRDRLVLAAARDRRIPVCITLAGGYAVRVEDTVEIHVTTIRAAQELLGASSPPA